Below is a genomic region from Microthrixaceae bacterium.
AGGGTCATCGCCGGGGCGACGGTGATCGAGTCGCCGGTGTGCACGCCCATCGGGTCGACGTTTTCGATGGAACACACGATCACGACGTTGTCGTTGTTGTCGCGCATCACCTCGAGTTCGTATTCCTTCCACCCGGCGATGGAACGCTCGATCAGGATTTCGGTGATCGGGCTGGCGTCGAGGCCGTAGGAGGCGATGCGGTCGAACTCCTCCGGGGTCGTGGCGATTCCGGTGCCCTTGCCGCCGAGGATGTACGCGGGGCGAATCACTACCGGAAGACCGATGCGTTCGACGACCTCGCGAGCCTCCGGCATCGAGCGGGCGGTGTCCGAAGGCGGGACCTTCAGACCGATCTCGATCATCGCCTCCTTGAAGGCCTCGCGGTTCTCTGCGGTCTCGATGGTCTGCGCGTTCGCGCCGATCATCTCGGGGGTGCCCTCGACGCCGATGACCCCGCGGGCGTGCAGTTCCATCGCCAGGTTCAGCGCTGTCTGTCCGCCGAGGGTGGGCAAGACCGCGTCCGGTTGCTCTTTGTCGATGATGCGGGTGAGCACGTCGGCGTCGAGGGGTTCGATGTAGGTGGCATCAGCGAAATCGGGGTCGGTCATGATCGTCGCGGGATTCGAGTTCGCGAGGATCACCCGGTATCCCTCTTCGCGAAGCACGCGACACGCCTGGGTCCCCGAGTAGTCGAACTCACACGCCTGGCCGATCACGATCGGCCCGGAACCGATGATCAAGATCGACTGAAGGTCGTCACGACGGGGCATCTCATCTCCTGGCAGGCAAAAAGAAGGCCCCCGGAGGGGCCTGGGACTACTTCGAATGGGACGAACCCCGCAACGGGGGCTGAAGGGCATGGCAGAGCGGGGGGTTGAAGCTGTAGGCCACGTTCGTCACCGAACGGGCAGCGTATCACGGCTGCGTTGGGCCCCTCGGCCGCGCTCGCCGCGCGCCGCCCGTTCGGCCGGTTCGGGGCGTTTGGCGTCGCGGCGGGTCTGGCGTCCGAGCTCGCGGGCGGCCGCGAGCGCGTCGTCGGCGCGTATCGTGAACTCGAGGCGGGCTTCCTCGAGGTCGGCGCGCCCGGTGCAGGCCGCCGTCGCCGCCGCGACCCGGGTCATCGCCTTGTCCATGTGGTACTCGTACATGCCGATGTCGAAGGCACCCTCGCTGATGAGCGCGGTGTTCATCGCTTTCGCATTGGGCTTCTTGATGTCGCGGACGATGCGCAACCAGCTGAGGACCTTCAGCACGTAGAAGGTCACGTCGAACTCCCACCACTTGAAGCCCTGGCGACACGAGCTCTGCAGGTGATGGTGGTTGTTGTGCCAGCCCTCGCCGAGGGTGACGAACGCGATGAATGCGTTGTTGCGGCTCGAATCGGCGGTTGCGTAGCGACGCGTGCCGACCAGGTGGGCCATCGAGTTCACCAGGAACGTGCAGTGCCACACCAGCACCGTCGACAGGAAGAACCCGATCAGCAGCCCGCTCCAGCCGCCGATGAGGAAGGTGACGATGGCGAGCGACCACGGGCCGATCCAGTCGAACCGGTTGAGGAACCGCAGTTCGGGGTATTTCGCGAAGTCGGCGATCGCCTCGTACGGGGTCGGCTTCGAGCGGTCCGACACGATCCAGCCGATGTGGCTGAACACGACGCCCTTGATCGGGCTGTGGGCGTCTTGGACGGTGTCGGTGTAGCGGTGGTGGAGCCGGTGATGGCCCGCCCACCACAGCGGCCCCTTCTGCGAGGCGGTCGTGCCGCCGAAGGCCAAGATGAACTGCATCACCCGGTTGGTCTTGTAGGTGCGGTGGCTGAAGTACCGGTGGTACCCGCCGGTGATGAAGAACATCCGAACCCAGTAGGTCACCAACAACAGCTTCCAGTCCGCCCACCCGACGCCGGTGAAGATGGCGAGCAGCGGCACGAAATGGGCGAGCATGAACACGAACGAGGCCAACGGCTTCGGTCGCTCACCGGGAAGCCGGTTCGGGTGCGGAATCATTGACACAAACTACTGTAACGATTCCGTCATCCACCTAATCGGTGGCGACTGCGGCCCTCAGAATCCTCAGGACCGGTTCGCGTCACGACTGGTTCGCGTCACGACCGGTTCGCGTCAGGACCGGTTGGCGTCGATGAGGTCGGCGAAGCGCTCGAACAGGTAGTGGCTGTCGTGAGGGCCCGGTCCGGCTTCGGGGTGGTACTGGATTCCGAACACCGGGCGGTCGGTGCAGCGGAACCCTGCGAGGGTCTGATCGTTGAGATTGACGTGGGTGATCACCACGTTGTCGACCCCGTCGAGGTCCACGCAGTAGTTGTGGTTCTGACTGGTGATCTCCACCCGGCCGGTTTCGAGGTCCTTGATCGGATGATTTCCGCCGTGGTGCCCGAAGGCCAGCTTGTGGGTCCGCCCGCCGAGGGCCTGGCCGATGAGTTGGTGGCCCATGCAGATGCCGAACATCGGCACCTCGTCGACGAGCGCGTTGATCGTCGGCGTGAGGTTCTCCACCGCCGCGGGGTCACCCGGGCCGTTCGACAGGAACACCCCGTCGGGATCGAGCGCCAGGATCTCCTCGGCGGTGGTGTCTGCCGGCACGACGGTCACGCGGGAGATGCGGGTGAGGCAGTCGACGATCGTCGACTTGATCCCGCAATCGATCGCCACGACGTGTCGACTCGGATCGCCCTCCACCTCGTAGGGCTCGGAGGTGGTCACCACGTTGACGAGATCGCAGCCGTCGGTGAGGCGTGCCTGTTTCGCGGCGGCGGCCAATTCATCGACCGGAGCGGTGCCGAACGCACAGCCCATCGCCCCCTGTTCGCGAATGATGCGGGTCAGGCGGCGGGTGTCGACTCCGCCGATGGCGGGAATCGCGTGGTCGACGAGATAGCTCTCCAGGCTCTTCGACGAGCGCCAGCTCGACTCACGCCGCGCCATCTCGCGAAGCACCACGCCGCGGCAATGCACGACCGACGCCTCGTTATCGTCATCGTTGGTGCCGTAATTGCCGAGGTGGGCCGTGGTGAAGGCGATGACCTGGCCGGCATAGGAGGGGTCGCTGATGACCTCCTGATAGCCGCTCATGACGGTGTTGAAGACCAACTCGCCCGTCGCGATGCCGCCCTCGGGTTCGGCTCCGAACAGTTCGCCCTCAAAGACCGAACCGTCGGCGAGAACCAGGTGTCCCAGGCGGAGTTCGGCTGCCGGATGCCCGGCGCCTCCCGGGCTGCTCACCGCAGACGTCGCGGGGGTGGTGGCCGGCTGGCTCGGGGCCGTGGCGGTGGTTGCCATCTGTACTCCTCTGTCTGTCCGTACGAGTGTCCCGCACTCGTTTCACGGTCAGGCAGCCACCCTATCAGCCCACCCCACCCGTTCTCCGATAACCAGTGGTCGTGATCACGACCACTGGTTATCGGAGAACGAGGCCTTGTTGCAGGCGATCGAGGATCGGAGCGAGCGCTTGGCCCACCGCCCCCGACCAAGTCGCCGCCTCGAGCGCCGCACCCAACGCTCGCCGGTCGCCCACGATCACGACCAACTGGGCGCC
It encodes:
- a CDS encoding acyl-CoA desaturase yields the protein MIPHPNRLPGERPKPLASFVFMLAHFVPLLAIFTGVGWADWKLLLVTYWVRMFFITGGYHRYFSHRTYKTNRVMQFILAFGGTTASQKGPLWWAGHHRLHHRYTDTVQDAHSPIKGVVFSHIGWIVSDRSKPTPYEAIADFAKYPELRFLNRFDWIGPWSLAIVTFLIGGWSGLLIGFFLSTVLVWHCTFLVNSMAHLVGTRRYATADSSRNNAFIAFVTLGEGWHNNHHHLQSSCRQGFKWWEFDVTFYVLKVLSWLRIVRDIKKPNAKAMNTALISEGAFDIGMYEYHMDKAMTRVAAATAACTGRADLEEARLEFTIRADDALAAARELGRQTRRDAKRPEPAERAARGERGRGAQRSRDTLPVR
- the carA gene encoding glutamine-hydrolyzing carbamoyl-phosphate synthase small subunit — its product is MATTATAPSQPATTPATSAVSSPGGAGHPAAELRLGHLVLADGSVFEGELFGAEPEGGIATGELVFNTVMSGYQEVISDPSYAGQVIAFTTAHLGNYGTNDDDNEASVVHCRGVVLREMARRESSWRSSKSLESYLVDHAIPAIGGVDTRRLTRIIREQGAMGCAFGTAPVDELAAAAKQARLTDGCDLVNVVTTSEPYEVEGDPSRHVVAIDCGIKSTIVDCLTRISRVTVVPADTTAEEILALDPDGVFLSNGPGDPAAVENLTPTINALVDEVPMFGICMGHQLIGQALGGRTHKLAFGHHGGNHPIKDLETGRVEITSQNHNYCVDLDGVDNVVITHVNLNDQTLAGFRCTDRPVFGIQYHPEAGPGPHDSHYLFERFADLIDANRS